A DNA window from Mycolicibacter hiberniae contains the following coding sequences:
- a CDS encoding PH domain-containing protein, which produces MAHFAVGFLTLGLLIPVLTWPVTAPLLTLPVVASALIVRWRTVADSRRLTVRTLLGSRSVDWDAVDGLGFTRGSWARARLRDGESLRLPAVSFATLPLLSQASGGRVPNPYR; this is translated from the coding sequence ATGGCGCATTTCGCCGTCGGCTTCCTGACGCTGGGGCTGCTGATCCCCGTGTTGACCTGGCCCGTCACCGCCCCGCTGTTGACGCTGCCCGTGGTGGCGTCGGCGCTGATCGTCCGGTGGCGAACCGTGGCTGACTCCCGCCGGCTCACCGTGCGAACCCTGCTCGGCAGCCGCTCGGTGGACTGGGACGCCGTCGACGGCCTGGGCTTCACCCGGGGATCGTGGGCGCGGGCGCGTCTGCGCGACGGCGAGTCGTTGCGGTTGCCCGCGGTCAGTTTTGCCACCCTGCCGTTACTGAGCCAAGCCAGCGGCGGCCGGGTGCCGAACCCGTATCGCTGA
- a CDS encoding DoxX family protein, with the protein MTSHGEGSHWRRPGETADAGNGRPKSARLVDPEDDMPSPTYTGDFETTAIPAYDPSGVRPLAGGYHPLPYAAPPAGPGRVGVSVGPDADADEPFRAVDRRGTQDLGLLVLRLGLGVLLVAHGLRKLFGWWGGQGLSGFKNSIAEAGYQHADILTYAAGGGQIAAGLLLALGLFTPVAAAGALAYFINAVLVGVSSNGEGRFGLFLPDGHEFHLLLIVVAVAIVLAGPGRYGLDGDRGWARRPFIGSVVALVLGIAGGVAMWVFLNGANPLG; encoded by the coding sequence GTGACCAGTCATGGTGAGGGCTCACACTGGCGTCGGCCGGGTGAGACTGCCGACGCAGGCAATGGACGTCCCAAGTCGGCACGTCTGGTAGATCCGGAGGACGACATGCCATCGCCGACCTATACCGGTGACTTCGAGACCACCGCCATCCCGGCCTATGACCCCTCCGGCGTACGTCCCCTGGCGGGGGGCTACCACCCGCTGCCCTATGCGGCGCCGCCCGCCGGCCCCGGCCGCGTCGGAGTCTCCGTCGGCCCGGACGCCGACGCCGACGAACCGTTCCGGGCGGTGGACCGGCGCGGTACCCAGGATCTGGGCCTGTTGGTGCTGCGGCTGGGCCTGGGCGTGCTGCTGGTGGCCCACGGGCTGCGCAAGCTGTTCGGCTGGTGGGGTGGCCAGGGCCTGAGCGGGTTCAAGAATTCCATCGCCGAAGCCGGCTACCAGCACGCCGACATCCTGACCTATGCGGCGGGCGGCGGTCAGATTGCCGCGGGCCTGCTGCTGGCGCTCGGTCTGTTCACCCCCGTTGCGGCGGCCGGGGCGCTGGCCTACTTCATCAACGCCGTTCTCGTGGGTGTCTCCTCCAACGGCGAGGGCCGGTTCGGTCTCTTTCTGCCCGACGGGCACGAATTCCACCTGCTGCTGATCGTGGTGGCGGTGGCGATCGTGCTGGCCGGCCCGGGCCGGTACGGACTCGACGGCGACCGCGGCTGGGCGCGACGGCCCTTCATCGGATCCGTGGTGGCGCTCGTGCTGGGGATCGCCGGAGGCGTCGCGATGTGGGTGTTCCTCAACGGGGCCAACCCGCTGGGCTGA
- a CDS encoding PQQ-dependent sugar dehydrogenase: MQMRGAVRRVPVVLGAALLVLTGCAHFDDAQSQPFTTVPRRGMAPSTTPPPPPPLPANPFPKQCPAPGVMQGCLESTSGLIMHGDSKSALVAERTTGAVKEVSLTAEPKVKTVIGVDPAGDGGLMDIVLSPTYTQDRLMYAYISTPTDNRVIRIADGDVPKDILTGIPKGPTGNTGALIFTSPTTLVVLTGDAGNPAAAADPGSTAGKVLRIEQPTTIDQAAPTTALSGMGAGGGLCTDPVDGSLYVTDRSPSGDRLQRITKDSRVSTVWTWPDKPGVAGCAAMDGVVLVNLVNTKQTVAVRLAAGTGSVTSEPEVMRQDTHGHVWAVKMSPDGNVWGATVNKTAGDAEKLDDVVFPLFPSGGGFPRANDDKD, encoded by the coding sequence ATGCAGATGCGCGGGGCAGTTCGCCGAGTGCCTGTCGTACTGGGCGCGGCATTGCTGGTGCTGACCGGTTGTGCACACTTCGACGACGCCCAGTCACAGCCGTTCACCACTGTGCCGCGGCGCGGCATGGCGCCGTCCACGACTCCCCCGCCGCCGCCACCGCTGCCCGCCAACCCGTTCCCCAAGCAGTGCCCGGCTCCCGGGGTGATGCAAGGCTGCCTGGAGAGCACCAGCGGCCTGATCATGCACGGCGACAGCAAGTCGGCACTGGTCGCCGAACGGACCACCGGCGCCGTCAAGGAAGTGTCGCTGACCGCCGAACCCAAGGTGAAGACCGTGATCGGCGTCGACCCTGCCGGGGACGGCGGCTTGATGGACATCGTGTTGTCACCGACCTACACCCAGGACCGGCTGATGTACGCCTACATCAGCACGCCCACCGACAACCGGGTGATCCGGATCGCCGACGGCGACGTCCCGAAGGACATCTTGACCGGAATCCCCAAAGGCCCGACCGGCAACACCGGGGCCCTGATCTTCACCAGCCCCACCACCCTGGTGGTGCTGACCGGCGATGCGGGCAATCCGGCTGCGGCCGCCGATCCCGGCTCCACCGCGGGCAAGGTCCTGCGCATCGAGCAGCCCACGACCATCGATCAGGCTGCGCCGACCACCGCCCTGAGCGGCATGGGCGCCGGCGGCGGACTGTGCACCGATCCCGTCGACGGCTCGCTCTACGTGACCGACCGGTCACCCAGTGGCGACCGCCTGCAGCGCATCACCAAAGACTCGCGGGTGTCGACGGTGTGGACGTGGCCCGACAAGCCCGGCGTCGCGGGGTGTGCAGCCATGGACGGCGTGGTGCTGGTCAACCTGGTCAACACCAAACAGACGGTGGCGGTCCGACTGGCCGCCGGCACCGGGTCGGTCACCAGCGAACCGGAGGTCATGCGCCAGGACACCCACGGGCACGTCTGGGCCGTCAAGATGTCACCGGACGGCAACGTCTGGGGCGCGACGGTGAACAAGACCGCCGGAGATGCCGAGAAACTCGACGACGTGGTCTTCCCGCTGTTCCCGTCCGGTGGCGGGTTCCCCCGCGCCAACGACGACAAAGACTAG
- the gjpA gene encoding outer membrane porin GjpA: MQSLTTRPWITSGIAVVGAGLIAVAPVAPHSTTDLHLPDVQLTAFDPFGAWIDLFNTSSANAETLADTYFLAPGAVLQQILVNQFGYLGDILNNPASIFDVFSNIGDNIGNVFGDLTLLGAEFDLEDWSTLAPLAQANDTMHSLMTLAFPDIMGADMDPETLAIVTEVLNFLASPLTGALIGALGPVLSPLVEFGNVVGDIVADLGEDPSAALQDLFDLPARVIGSFFNGSDLDLSFLIPLIADAGILPEGITIDALGLSLGGLLTPGQTILPIGADVTETVESGENLFIGGSLWNALSLNVIGIDIVGNAVGPIGSMVALSQIIAGAIGWEGGTNPLADLSFPILDWFDGGEAVPA, encoded by the coding sequence GTGCAGTCGCTAACCACCCGTCCCTGGATCACCTCCGGGATTGCCGTAGTCGGCGCGGGCTTGATCGCCGTCGCCCCGGTGGCACCCCACAGCACCACCGACCTGCACCTGCCGGACGTGCAACTCACCGCGTTCGACCCGTTCGGCGCCTGGATCGACCTGTTCAACACCTCGTCCGCCAACGCCGAGACCCTGGCGGACACCTACTTCCTGGCTCCGGGCGCCGTCCTGCAGCAGATCCTGGTCAACCAGTTCGGCTACCTCGGTGACATCCTCAACAACCCGGCCAGCATCTTCGACGTGTTCTCCAACATCGGCGACAACATCGGAAATGTGTTCGGCGATCTCACCCTGCTCGGGGCGGAATTCGACCTCGAGGACTGGAGCACCCTGGCGCCGCTGGCACAGGCCAACGACACCATGCACAGCCTCATGACCCTGGCATTCCCGGACATCATGGGCGCTGACATGGACCCGGAGACCCTCGCGATCGTCACCGAGGTCCTGAACTTCCTCGCCTCGCCGCTGACCGGCGCCCTGATCGGCGCGCTCGGTCCGGTGCTGAGCCCGCTGGTGGAGTTCGGCAACGTCGTCGGTGACATCGTCGCCGACCTGGGCGAAGACCCGTCCGCGGCGCTGCAGGACCTCTTCGACCTGCCGGCCCGGGTGATCGGTTCGTTCTTCAACGGCAGCGATCTCGACCTCAGCTTCCTGATCCCGCTCATCGCCGACGCGGGCATTCTGCCCGAGGGCATCACGATCGACGCGCTGGGCCTGTCGCTGGGCGGGCTGCTGACCCCCGGCCAGACCATCTTGCCGATCGGCGCCGACGTCACGGAGACTGTCGAGTCGGGCGAGAACCTCTTCATCGGTGGCTCGCTGTGGAACGCCCTGAGCCTCAACGTCATCGGGATCGACATCGTGGGCAATGCCGTCGGCCCGATCGGTTCGATGGTGGCGCTGTCGCAGATCATCGCCGGAGCAATCGGCTGGGAGGGTGGAACCAACCCGCTCGCCGACCTGAGCTTCCCGATCCTGGACTGGTTCGACGGCGGCGAAGCCGTGCCGGCATAG
- the gjpA gene encoding outer membrane porin GjpA translates to MQHAAARPWTVTGVALLSAGAIASGPVTAPVPALTGPQSLAVQLTAGWDDVWQTAGANATAIWNHFSAVPFPALQQVVANQIGYVHGVFDGSKSFGDIAQEAHTHLGALFGTPADGDTPASPGALFGPFLPAGGATDTLYQSLDDVVTGPGMIGSVMTHATLFTLLTDPAILPDIATSLGFDESMVPVLGSVLEFAASPLSGILIGQVSTMLSPMLQFNEDLGNIWESLSSGSPDWSAAFDSLIGMPANLADAYLNGYGEVDLMPILDQLGITLPALTLLDLPTEITALSVNLGGLLSPAGSIFDAIGMGTSTDALGDTELLFDLPGLGVGPIASMVAMSQAIAEAFGWDGSSDILASLF, encoded by the coding sequence ATGCAGCACGCTGCCGCCCGCCCCTGGACCGTCACCGGCGTCGCCCTCCTCAGCGCCGGAGCCATCGCCTCGGGCCCCGTCACCGCGCCCGTGCCCGCGCTGACTGGCCCGCAATCACTGGCTGTGCAGCTGACAGCTGGGTGGGATGACGTGTGGCAGACCGCGGGCGCCAACGCCACGGCGATCTGGAACCACTTCTCTGCCGTTCCGTTCCCGGCCCTGCAGCAGGTTGTGGCCAACCAGATCGGCTATGTCCACGGCGTCTTCGACGGTTCGAAGAGCTTCGGGGACATCGCGCAGGAGGCCCACACCCACCTGGGGGCTCTGTTCGGCACACCCGCCGACGGCGACACGCCCGCCTCCCCCGGCGCACTGTTCGGCCCGTTCCTGCCCGCGGGCGGCGCCACCGACACCCTGTACCAGTCGCTCGACGACGTGGTCACCGGGCCCGGGATGATCGGATCGGTCATGACCCACGCGACCCTCTTCACGCTCCTCACCGACCCGGCCATCCTTCCCGACATCGCCACCTCCCTCGGCTTCGACGAGAGCATGGTGCCCGTGTTGGGTTCGGTGCTGGAGTTCGCGGCGTCCCCGTTGAGCGGCATCCTGATCGGCCAGGTCTCCACCATGCTCAGTCCGATGCTGCAGTTCAACGAGGACCTCGGCAACATCTGGGAATCGTTGTCCTCCGGCAGCCCCGACTGGAGTGCGGCGTTCGACTCTCTGATCGGTATGCCTGCCAATCTCGCCGATGCCTACCTCAACGGCTACGGCGAGGTCGACCTGATGCCCATCCTGGATCAGCTGGGGATCACGTTGCCCGCCTTGACCCTTCTGGACCTGCCCACCGAAATCACCGCCCTGAGCGTGAACCTGGGCGGCCTGCTCAGCCCGGCCGGCTCGATCTTCGACGCCATCGGCATGGGCACCAGCACCGACGCACTGGGCGACACGGAACTCCTGTTCGACCTGCCCGGCCTCGGAGTGGGTCCGATCGCCTCCATGGTCGCCATGAGCCAGGCCATCGCCGAAGCCTTCGGCTGGGACGGAAGCAGCGACATCCTGGCAAGCCTGTTCTAG
- the gatB gene encoding Asp-tRNA(Asn)/Glu-tRNA(Gln) amidotransferase subunit GatB: protein MTAAVAELLDYADVISRFDPVLGLEVHVELSTATKMFCGCATAFGAEPNTQVCPVCLGLPGSLPVLNGAAVESAIRIGLALNCEIASWCRFARKNYFYPDQPKNYQISQYDEPIAFNGYLDVPLEDGSVWRVDIERAHMEEDTGKLTHVGSDTGRIEGASESLVDYNRAGVPLIEIVTKPIVGAGERAPQIARAYVTALRDLLRALDVSDVRMDQGSMRCDANVSLKPSGAAEFGTRTETKNVNSLKSVEVAVSYEMRRQGAVLSAGGTVVQETRHFHEAGYTSPGRAKETAEDYRYFPEPDLEPVAPSAELVAQLRDTIPELPWLSRRRIQERWGVSDEVMRDLVNAGAVELVAATVAAGASSEAARAWWGNFLVQKANEAGVELDALGITPKQVAEVVALVDSGELSNKLARQVVEGVLAGEGEPAQVMADRGLVVVRDDSVIQAAIDEALAANPDVAEKIRAGKVQAAGAIVGAVMKATKGQADAARVRELVLAACG from the coding sequence ATGACCGCTGCTGTCGCCGAACTGCTCGACTACGCCGACGTCATTTCCCGCTTCGACCCGGTTCTTGGCCTGGAAGTGCACGTCGAGCTGTCCACGGCCACCAAGATGTTCTGCGGATGCGCGACAGCGTTCGGTGCCGAACCGAACACCCAGGTGTGTCCGGTGTGTCTGGGGTTGCCCGGTTCGCTGCCGGTGCTCAACGGCGCCGCCGTCGAATCGGCGATTCGGATCGGGCTGGCGCTCAACTGCGAAATCGCCTCGTGGTGCCGGTTCGCCCGGAAGAACTACTTCTATCCCGACCAGCCGAAGAACTACCAGATCTCCCAGTACGACGAGCCGATCGCCTTCAACGGCTACCTCGACGTGCCGCTCGAGGACGGCTCGGTGTGGCGGGTGGACATCGAGCGCGCCCACATGGAGGAAGACACCGGCAAGCTCACCCACGTGGGCAGCGACACCGGACGCATCGAGGGCGCCAGCGAATCGCTGGTCGACTACAACCGGGCCGGAGTGCCGCTGATCGAGATCGTCACCAAGCCGATAGTCGGCGCCGGAGAGCGTGCCCCGCAGATCGCCCGGGCCTATGTGACCGCGCTGCGGGATCTGCTGCGCGCGTTGGATGTCTCCGACGTGCGGATGGACCAGGGTTCGATGCGCTGCGACGCGAACGTGTCTCTCAAGCCCAGCGGCGCAGCCGAATTCGGGACCCGCACCGAGACCAAGAACGTCAACTCGCTCAAGAGCGTCGAGGTGGCGGTGAGCTACGAGATGCGGCGCCAGGGTGCGGTGCTCTCCGCTGGTGGCACTGTGGTTCAGGAAACTCGGCATTTCCACGAAGCCGGCTACACCAGTCCGGGCCGGGCCAAGGAGACCGCGGAGGACTACCGGTACTTCCCCGAGCCGGACCTGGAACCGGTCGCGCCGTCGGCGGAGCTGGTCGCGCAACTGCGCGACACCATCCCTGAGTTGCCGTGGCTGTCGCGCCGGCGAATCCAGGAGCGGTGGGGCGTCTCCGATGAGGTGATGCGCGACCTGGTCAACGCCGGTGCGGTGGAGTTGGTGGCAGCCACCGTTGCGGCCGGGGCATCCAGTGAGGCGGCCCGGGCCTGGTGGGGAAACTTCCTGGTGCAGAAGGCCAACGAAGCCGGAGTCGAGCTCGACGCCCTGGGCATCACGCCCAAACAGGTCGCCGAAGTAGTGGCACTGGTGGATTCGGGTGAGCTGTCGAACAAGCTGGCCCGGCAGGTGGTGGAGGGGGTGCTCGCCGGTGAGGGCGAGCCCGCTCAGGTGATGGCTGACCGGGGCCTGGTCGTGGTGCGTGACGACTCGGTGATCCAGGCCGCCATTGACGAGGCTCTGGCGGCCAATCCCGATGTGGCCGAGAAGATCCGGGCCGGCAAGGTGCAGGCCGCCGGCGCCATCGTCGGCGCGGTGATGAAGGCCACCAAAGGCCAGGCCGATGCGGCCCGGGTGCGCGAACTGGTTCTGGCTGCCTGCGGGTAG
- a CDS encoding TenA family protein, with the protein MTERNRERLWANIDGIYRRICEHPFVTGLTEGSLEPSRFRHYLVQDAHYLHSYARALAACAAKAPIEAELAMFAEHAGAALAEAELHAGLLAELGLDIETAAALPVTPTTQAYASYLLAVTAAGSYAEAVAAVLPCYWIYARVGEHLQRHGSPEPLFQRWIDTYAGQDFAAVVEAVLAVAERIGAQAQGPEWNLMCRHLRTAARYEWMFFDAAYRLEDWPV; encoded by the coding sequence ATGACCGAGCGGAACCGGGAGCGGTTGTGGGCCAATATCGACGGCATCTACCGGCGGATCTGCGAGCATCCCTTCGTCACCGGGTTGACCGAAGGTTCCTTGGAGCCGAGCCGGTTTCGCCACTACCTCGTCCAGGACGCGCACTACCTGCATAGCTATGCGCGGGCTTTGGCGGCCTGCGCGGCCAAGGCACCGATCGAAGCGGAGCTGGCGATGTTCGCCGAGCACGCCGGCGCGGCGTTGGCCGAAGCCGAGCTGCATGCGGGACTGCTGGCGGAGCTTGGACTCGACATCGAGACCGCTGCCGCGCTGCCGGTCACTCCCACCACGCAGGCCTACGCCAGCTACCTGTTGGCCGTCACCGCGGCGGGCTCCTATGCCGAAGCCGTCGCCGCCGTGCTGCCCTGCTACTGGATCTACGCCCGGGTGGGTGAGCACCTACAGCGTCACGGGTCACCGGAGCCGCTGTTCCAGCGCTGGATCGATACCTACGCGGGCCAGGACTTCGCGGCGGTGGTCGAAGCGGTGCTGGCCGTTGCCGAACGGATCGGCGCCCAAGCGCAGGGTCCGGAGTGGAATCTGATGTGCCGGCATCTGCGGACCGCCGCGCGCTATGAATGGATGTTCTTCGACGCCGCCTACCGCTTGGAGGACTGGCCGGTGTGA
- a CDS encoding DUF2237 family protein codes for MPDRNVLGGPLEPCGSDPITGFYRDGCCSSGPEDIGLHTICAVVTGEFLDHQRSIGNDLTTPIPAYRFPGLTPGDRWCVTAPNWLRAHRDGCAAPVVLAATDERTLEVVSLEILADYAVDVPDDPGDL; via the coding sequence ATGCCCGACCGCAACGTACTCGGCGGCCCGCTGGAGCCGTGCGGCAGCGACCCGATCACCGGCTTCTACCGCGACGGCTGTTGTTCCTCGGGCCCGGAGGACATTGGGCTGCACACGATTTGCGCCGTCGTCACCGGCGAGTTCCTGGACCACCAGCGCTCGATCGGCAACGATCTGACCACTCCGATTCCGGCTTACCGGTTTCCGGGCCTGACGCCCGGCGATCGCTGGTGTGTGACCGCGCCGAACTGGCTACGGGCCCACCGCGACGGCTGTGCCGCTCCGGTGGTGCTCGCCGCCACCGATGAACGCACCCTGGAAGTGGTCAGCCTGGAGATACTGGCCGACTACGCCGTCGACGTACCCGATGATCCGGGTGACCTGTGA
- a CDS encoding ATP-dependent 6-phosphofructokinase, whose product MRIGLLTGGGDCPGLNAVIRAVVRTCDSRYGSTVVGFQDGWRGLLENRRVQLANDDRNDRLLGKGGTMLGTARVNPDKLRAGLDQVKQTLDDNGIDVLIPIGGEGTLTAAHWLSQENVPVVGVPKTIDNDIDCTDVTFGHDTALQVATDAIDRLHSTAESHQRVMLVEVMGRHAGWIALNAGLATGAHMTLIPEQPFDVEEVCRLVKQRFQHGSSHFICVVAEGAKPAAGSMELRAGGVDEFGHERFTGVAAQLAVEIERRVKKEVRTTVLGHVQRGGTPTAYDRVLATRFGVNAADAAHAGEYGMMVSLRGQEIGRVALADAVRQLKVVPQSRYDDAAAFFG is encoded by the coding sequence ATGCGGATCGGACTCCTGACCGGTGGCGGTGACTGCCCCGGATTGAACGCGGTGATCAGGGCGGTGGTGCGCACCTGCGACTCGCGCTACGGCTCGACGGTGGTCGGGTTTCAGGACGGCTGGCGGGGGCTGCTGGAGAACCGGCGCGTCCAGTTGGCCAACGACGACCGCAACGACCGCCTGCTCGGCAAGGGCGGAACCATGCTCGGCACCGCCCGGGTGAATCCGGACAAGCTGCGCGCCGGCCTGGATCAGGTGAAGCAGACTCTCGACGACAACGGCATCGACGTGCTCATTCCCATCGGCGGGGAGGGCACTTTGACTGCGGCGCACTGGCTGTCGCAGGAGAACGTTCCGGTGGTCGGGGTGCCCAAGACCATCGACAACGACATCGACTGCACGGATGTCACCTTCGGCCACGACACCGCCTTGCAGGTCGCCACCGACGCGATCGATCGGCTGCACTCCACCGCGGAATCTCACCAGCGAGTGATGCTGGTGGAGGTGATGGGCCGCCACGCCGGCTGGATCGCGCTCAACGCGGGCTTGGCCACCGGGGCGCACATGACGCTGATCCCCGAGCAGCCCTTCGACGTCGAAGAGGTGTGCCGGTTGGTCAAGCAGCGCTTCCAGCATGGTTCCTCGCATTTCATCTGTGTGGTCGCCGAAGGGGCCAAGCCCGCGGCCGGTTCGATGGAGTTGCGGGCGGGCGGCGTCGACGAGTTCGGCCACGAGAGATTCACCGGCGTCGCCGCCCAGCTGGCCGTGGAAATCGAAAGGCGCGTCAAAAAGGAAGTCCGGACCACCGTGTTGGGCCATGTGCAGCGCGGCGGCACCCCGACCGCCTATGACCGGGTGCTCGCGACCCGGTTCGGCGTCAATGCCGCCGACGCGGCCCACGCCGGCGAATACGGCATGATGGTGTCGCTGCGGGGTCAGGAGATCGGCCGGGTGGCCTTGGCCGACGCGGTGCGACAGCTCAAAGTGGTGCCGCAGAGCCGCTACGACGACGCGGCGGCGTTCTTCGGGTAA
- the gatA gene encoding Asp-tRNA(Asn)/Glu-tRNA(Gln) amidotransferase subunit GatA, which yields MSELIRSDAATLAAQIAAREVSSVEVTRAHLEQIAATDDRYGAFLHVGADAALAAAEAADKAIAAGDAPSALAGVPLALKDVFTTVDAPTTCGSKILEGWRAPYDATVTARLRAAGIPILGKTNMDEFAMGSSTENSAFGPTRNPWDVERVPGGSGGGSAAALAAFQAPLAIGTDTGGSIRQPAALTATVGVKPTYGTVSRYGLVACASSLDQGGPCARTVLDTALLHSVIAGHDPRDSTSLDVPVPDVVGAARAGDDGDLSGVRIGVVRQLHSGEGYQAGVLASFNAAVEQLKSLGAQISEVDCPHFDYSLSAYYLILPSEVSSNLARFDAMRFGLRVGDDGTHSAEEVMALSRAAGFGPEVKRRIMLGTYALSAGYYDAYYNQAQKVRTLIARDLDEAYTSVDVLISPTTPTTAFRLGEKVDDPLAMYLFDLCTLPLNLAGHCGMSVPCGLSGDDGLPVGLQIMAPALADDRLYRVGAAYEAARGKLASAI from the coding sequence GTGAGCGAGCTCATCCGGTCCGACGCGGCCACACTGGCGGCCCAGATCGCCGCGCGCGAGGTGTCCTCGGTCGAGGTCACCCGTGCCCACCTCGAGCAGATCGCGGCGACCGACGACCGGTACGGGGCGTTCCTGCACGTGGGCGCCGACGCGGCGCTGGCCGCGGCGGAGGCCGCCGACAAGGCCATCGCCGCCGGCGACGCACCCTCGGCCCTGGCCGGTGTGCCGCTGGCGCTCAAGGACGTGTTCACCACCGTCGATGCGCCCACCACCTGCGGATCCAAGATCCTGGAAGGGTGGCGGGCGCCCTACGATGCGACGGTCACCGCACGGCTCCGCGCGGCGGGCATCCCGATCCTGGGCAAGACCAACATGGACGAGTTCGCGATGGGCTCGTCGACGGAGAATTCCGCCTTCGGGCCGACCCGCAATCCCTGGGATGTCGAGCGGGTTCCGGGCGGCTCCGGCGGGGGGAGCGCCGCAGCCCTGGCGGCGTTCCAGGCGCCCCTGGCCATCGGTACCGACACCGGCGGCTCGATCCGTCAGCCGGCCGCGCTGACCGCCACGGTCGGCGTCAAGCCCACCTACGGCACGGTGAGCCGCTACGGGCTGGTCGCCTGCGCGTCGTCGCTGGACCAGGGCGGGCCGTGCGCCCGCACGGTGCTCGACACCGCGCTGCTGCACTCGGTGATCGCCGGGCATGACCCGCGCGACTCCACCTCGCTGGATGTGCCGGTGCCGGACGTGGTCGGCGCCGCACGCGCCGGCGACGACGGCGACCTGTCGGGCGTGCGCATCGGCGTGGTGCGCCAGCTGCACAGCGGGGAGGGCTACCAGGCCGGTGTGCTGGCGTCGTTCAACGCCGCGGTCGAACAGTTGAAATCTCTGGGCGCGCAGATCTCCGAGGTGGACTGTCCACACTTCGACTACTCGCTGAGCGCCTACTACCTGATTCTGCCGTCCGAGGTCTCGTCCAACCTGGCCCGCTTCGATGCGATGCGGTTCGGATTGCGGGTCGGCGACGACGGCACCCACAGTGCCGAAGAGGTGATGGCGCTCAGCCGCGCTGCCGGGTTCGGTCCGGAGGTCAAGCGGCGCATCATGCTCGGCACCTACGCGCTGTCGGCGGGCTACTACGACGCCTACTACAACCAGGCGCAGAAGGTCCGCACGCTGATCGCCCGCGACCTGGACGAGGCATACACCTCCGTCGACGTACTGATCTCGCCGACGACACCCACCACGGCGTTCCGGTTGGGGGAGAAGGTCGATGACCCGCTGGCGATGTATCTGTTCGACTTGTGCACGCTGCCGCTGAACCTGGCCGGGCACTGCGGCATGTCGGTGCCCTGCGGGCTTTCCGGCGACGACGGGCTGCCGGTGGGCCTGCAGATCATGGCTCCCGCGCTGGCCGATGACCGGCTCTACCGGGTGGGTGCCGCCTACGAAGCCGCCCGCGGGAAACTGGCCAGCGCGATCTAG
- the gatC gene encoding Asp-tRNA(Asn)/Glu-tRNA(Gln) amidotransferase subunit GatC — MSQISRDDVAHLARLARLALTDAELDGFAGQLDAILSHVSAIQAVDVTGVEATDNPLKDVNVTRSDTVVAGLSQGEALAAAPRAAENRFAVPQILGESQ; from the coding sequence GTGTCCCAGATCTCCCGTGACGACGTAGCCCACCTGGCGCGGCTGGCCCGGTTGGCGCTCACCGACGCCGAACTGGACGGCTTCGCAGGCCAGCTCGACGCGATCCTCAGCCATGTCAGCGCGATTCAGGCGGTTGACGTCACCGGAGTCGAGGCGACCGACAACCCGCTCAAGGACGTCAACGTCACGCGGTCCGACACGGTGGTCGCCGGGCTGTCCCAGGGCGAGGCCCTGGCCGCCGCCCCACGCGCCGCCGAGAACCGCTTCGCGGTCCCGCAGATCCTGGGGGAGAGCCAGTGA
- a CDS encoding ACT domain-containing protein produces MPSYLLRVELDDRPGSLGSLAVGLGSVGADILSLDVVERGSGSAIDDLVVELPQGSMPDVLITAAERLPGVRVHSVRPHTGLLDAHRELELIDHVAAAGDRSAKLQKLADEAPRVLRVSWCTVLRSEGSDGAFRRLAGSRGTPETEVGTVPWLPIERATALDNTAAWVPAVWREMDVALAAAPLGSPDTAVVLGRTGGPAFLPAEVVRLGYLAGIVATLLR; encoded by the coding sequence ATGCCTTCCTATCTGCTGCGCGTCGAACTCGACGACCGCCCCGGCAGCCTGGGTTCGCTGGCCGTGGGTCTGGGCTCGGTGGGTGCTGACATCTTGTCGCTGGACGTCGTGGAACGCGGCAGCGGCTCGGCGATCGACGACTTGGTGGTCGAGCTGCCGCAGGGTTCGATGCCCGACGTGCTGATCACCGCCGCCGAGCGGCTACCCGGGGTGCGGGTGCACAGCGTCCGTCCGCACACCGGACTGCTGGACGCGCACCGCGAACTCGAACTCATCGATCACGTCGCAGCAGCCGGGGACCGCAGCGCCAAGTTGCAGAAGCTGGCCGACGAAGCGCCGCGGGTGCTTCGGGTGAGCTGGTGCACCGTGCTGCGCAGCGAGGGGTCCGATGGGGCGTTCCGCCGGCTCGCGGGCAGCCGTGGAACCCCGGAGACCGAGGTCGGGACGGTGCCGTGGTTGCCGATCGAGCGGGCCACCGCGTTGGACAACACCGCCGCCTGGGTGCCCGCGGTGTGGCGGGAGATGGACGTCGCGTTGGCGGCGGCACCGCTGGGCAGCCCGGACACCGCGGTTGTCCTGGGCCGGACCGGGGGTCCGGCGTTCCTGCCCGCCGAGGTGGTCCGGCTGGGTTATCTGGCCGGCATCGTGGCGACCCTGCTGCGTTGA